CGTGTTTCCCAGAAGCGCAGCACATGCTGCGGCAAATCGAGATCTTCGGCGACCTCACTGATGGTGCGGAAGGCGTCGGGGCTCTTGTCCATGGGCGAATCCTCACGCTGGACGACGATCCGGCCATGTTGCCGAATCGGGCATTATTTCAGCGGTTTGTGAAACACAATTCAAGCCCGGCATCATGATAGAACCGGTTTTCAACCGTCTATTAGACGACTATTTACCAGCCTTGGCCTTGCTGCTCTGGTGCGAACGCAGAATTCTGCTCTTCAGCACGTTCGACGACTTGAAGGTCATGACCCGGCGCGGCAGGATCGGCACCTCCTCGCCCGTCTTCGGATTGCGTCCGATACGCTCGTTCTTGGAGCGGACGTGGAACGTCGCGAAGGATGAGAGCTTGACTGTTTCGCCGCGGACGATGGCTTCGCAGATTTCGTCCAGAACCGCTTCGACAAGTTCGGCCGATTCAGTGCGCGACAGACCGACCTTTCGATACACGGCCTCGGCAAGGTCGGCGCGCGTAAGTGTCTTTCCCCCCATGCGACCGTCCCATCAGCTCAAAACGTAAAAATCAGCACAACAACGGCAGAGCCTAAGTAATTGATCCGGCAAGGTCAAGGACCGAAACCGGACCGTTCAGCACTTACCAGCGAACCAGGACCGCGCCCCACGTGAAGCCGCCGCCCATTGCCTCTAGCAGCACCAGATCACCCTTCTTGATGCGACCGTCGGCGACGGCCACTGAAAGCGCCAGCGGCACCGAGGCAGCCGAGGTGTTACCGTGCAAATTGACGGTCACCACAACCTTTTGCTCGGCTATCCCGAGCTTCTTGGCTGAAGCGTCAATAATCCGTTTATTGGCCTGGTGCGGCACGAACCAGTCCAGATCCTCGGCGGTAATGCCGGCGGCTGAGAACGTCGCCTCGATGACGTCGGTGATCATGCCGACCGCATGCTTGAAGACCTCGCGGCCTTCCATCCTCAGATGGCCGACGGTTCCGGTCGTCGATGGCCCGCCATCGACGAACAGCTTGTCCTTGTGGGCGCCGTCCGAGCGCAGGCTGGCCGCCAGCACGCCACGGTCGGCAATGTCGCCAGTCCCCTCACCCGCCTCGAGCACCAGTGCACCGGCACCGTCGCCAAACAGCACGCAGGTCGAGCGGTCGTTCCAGTCCAGAATGCGCGAAAACGTCTCGGAGCCGATCACCAGAACCCGTTTGGCAATCCCGCCACGGATATAAAGGTCGGCGGTCGTCACCGCATAGACAAAGCCCGAGCACACTGCCTGCATGTCGAAGGCAAAGCCGTGATGCATGCCGAGCCGGTTCTGGATTTCGACGGCGGTCGCCGGAAAAGTGTT
The nucleotide sequence above comes from Mesorhizobium shangrilense. Encoded proteins:
- a CDS encoding integration host factor subunit alpha translates to MGGKTLTRADLAEAVYRKVGLSRTESAELVEAVLDEICEAIVRGETVKLSSFATFHVRSKNERIGRNPKTGEEVPILPRRVMTFKSSNVLKSRILRSHQSSKAKAGK
- a CDS encoding beta-ketoacyl-ACP synthase III; the protein is MIRSVVRGIGAALPRRIMKNADFEGMVETSDEWIAQRTGIRQRHIAGDDETTASLGEAAARAALDNAGLTPADIDLIVLATSTPNNTFPATAVEIQNRLGMHHGFAFDMQAVCSGFVYAVTTADLYIRGGIAKRVLVIGSETFSRILDWNDRSTCVLFGDGAGALVLEAGEGTGDIADRGVLAASLRSDGAHKDKLFVDGGPSTTGTVGHLRMEGREVFKHAVGMITDVIEATFSAAGITAEDLDWFVPHQANKRIIDASAKKLGIAEQKVVVTVNLHGNTSAASVPLALSVAVADGRIKKGDLVLLEAMGGGFTWGAVLVRW